A part of Kitasatospora acidiphila genomic DNA contains:
- a CDS encoding DUF397 domain-containing protein: MNTTELAWFKSSHSSNEGGECVEVAKTAATIHVRDSKDQHGPALTLTPAAWSAFLQLATRH, translated from the coding sequence ATGAACACCACGGAACTCGCCTGGTTCAAGAGTAGCCACAGCAGCAACGAGGGTGGCGAGTGCGTGGAGGTCGCCAAGACCGCCGCCACCATCCACGTCCGCGACTCCAAGGACCAGCACGGCCCGGCCCTCACCCTCACCCCCGCCGCCTGGTCCGCCTTCCTCCAACTCGCCACCCGCCACTGA
- a CDS encoding eCIS core domain-containing protein: protein MHAKEQPEKSPSQRRQPHAPIQEAAEVRSADGELSPQAVAALQRSVGNATVARMIEERRRGDAPAVQRSAVHGVLRSSGQPLEEPLRAEMEARLGADFSDVRIHTGSSARASAAEVGARAYTSGNHIVIGDGGADKHTLAHELTHVIQQRQGPVAGTDSGDGLRISDPADRFERAAEANATRVMQRQLTASDETHEDEARRATGTTTTGGEVVQRYTTAQDPTLGRIQISQNGSFVIQPDAQSVWVRDDVPAGQLATALQSRNQQMQINEQTYNRYWLGGPILLDCLHAAEEIINNRVGQLGWGEGEYSNIDITKKGNVTTEAFGKSDSSNRRQARAFAGARNEAANPQPGEAFVIVATKPNGTEMSQFHAAAVVARDGQDCVTLEVWSDNGNPPAQGAANAAMYTVADLSKSFHNAYGGEGAYFGEVGPITVVVRPAGV from the coding sequence ATGCATGCCAAGGAACAGCCGGAGAAGAGCCCCAGCCAACGACGCCAGCCGCATGCGCCGATCCAGGAGGCCGCAGAAGTGCGGTCTGCCGATGGGGAGTTGTCCCCGCAGGCGGTCGCGGCCCTGCAGCGCAGCGTTGGGAACGCGACGGTGGCGCGAATGATCGAGGAGCGGCGCCGCGGTGACGCACCGGCTGTGCAGCGGTCCGCGGTGCACGGTGTCCTGCGCTCGTCCGGGCAGCCCCTGGAGGAGCCGCTGCGCGCCGAGATGGAGGCGCGGCTCGGCGCGGACTTCTCCGATGTCCGTATCCACACCGGGAGTTCGGCCCGCGCTTCCGCTGCCGAGGTGGGCGCACGGGCCTACACCAGCGGCAACCACATCGTCATCGGGGACGGCGGCGCCGACAAGCACACCCTCGCCCATGAACTCACCCACGTCATCCAGCAGCGGCAAGGACCGGTCGCCGGTACCGACAGCGGTGACGGGCTGCGGATCTCCGACCCCGCCGACCGGTTCGAACGAGCGGCCGAGGCAAACGCGACGCGGGTGATGCAACGCCAACTCACGGCCTCCGACGAGACACACGAGGACGAGGCCCGCCGAGCCACCGGAACGACGACGACCGGCGGCGAGGTCGTCCAGCGCTACACCACCGCTCAGGATCCGACGCTCGGCAGGATCCAGATCTCCCAGAACGGGAGCTTCGTCATCCAGCCCGACGCGCAGAGCGTCTGGGTCCGCGACGACGTACCGGCCGGCCAGCTCGCCACCGCACTGCAATCAAGGAACCAGCAGATGCAGATCAACGAGCAGACGTACAACCGGTACTGGCTCGGCGGCCCGATCCTGCTCGACTGCCTGCACGCCGCCGAGGAGATCATCAACAACCGGGTGGGACAACTGGGCTGGGGCGAGGGCGAGTACAGCAACATCGACATCACCAAGAAGGGCAATGTCACCACCGAGGCGTTCGGCAAGTCGGACTCGTCCAACCGACGGCAGGCGCGCGCCTTCGCCGGAGCCCGCAACGAGGCGGCCAACCCGCAGCCCGGCGAGGCCTTCGTGATCGTCGCGACCAAGCCGAACGGCACGGAGATGAGCCAGTTCCACGCCGCCGCCGTGGTCGCACGCGACGGCCAGGACTGCGTCACCCTGGAGGTCTGGTCCGACAACGGCAACCCGCCGGCGCAGGGTGCCGCCAACGCCGCGATGTACACCGTGGCGGACCTCTCGAAGTCCTTCCACAACGCCTACGGGGGCGAGGGCGCCTACTTCGGGGAGGTCGGCCCCATCACCGTGGTCGTCAGGCCTGCGGGGGTGTAG
- a CDS encoding DUF6247 family protein: MSTAAHHGEELIPRPTKTPAALKAALAIVAPNLLPKMQADLEKAFNRAAELDSLTPVHAFLMHWSAMVEIERFPETAREYHRNLYLAQQADTVAEARDYLTVSSEILRAATSAVQE; the protein is encoded by the coding sequence TTGAGCACAGCAGCACACCACGGCGAGGAACTGATCCCGAGGCCGACGAAGACTCCGGCCGCGCTGAAAGCGGCACTGGCCATCGTGGCACCGAACCTCCTGCCGAAGATGCAGGCCGACCTGGAGAAGGCGTTCAACCGGGCCGCCGAGTTGGACAGCCTGACCCCTGTGCACGCCTTCCTGATGCACTGGTCCGCGATGGTCGAGATCGAGCGCTTCCCCGAGACGGCCCGGGAGTACCACCGGAATCTGTACCTCGCGCAACAGGCCGACACCGTGGCGGAAGCACGCGACTACCTGACGGTTTCCAGTGAGATCCTTCGTGCGGCCACATCGGCGGTCCAGGAATGA
- a CDS encoding SigE family RNA polymerase sigma factor produces the protein MHWHDVAGELLQARGSALKRYGYLLCGDRTEADDLVQEALVRVLAQPRRSWDVASAEPYVRRVMLNRYLDQHRRRARWTSLLPRLATPTSTGDFTAGSGDRLDVVSALDALSPRQRACVVLRFYEDLPVAEVADRLGCSAGTVKRHLSEAVARLGKVLVLTNLDGDGHGE, from the coding sequence GTGCACTGGCATGACGTCGCAGGCGAACTCTTGCAGGCCAGGGGATCCGCGTTGAAGAGGTACGGATACCTGCTGTGCGGCGACCGCACGGAAGCCGACGACCTGGTGCAGGAGGCGCTGGTCCGGGTGCTCGCCCAGCCCCGGCGTAGCTGGGACGTCGCGTCCGCGGAGCCCTACGTACGTCGGGTCATGCTGAACCGCTACCTCGACCAGCACCGTCGCCGGGCCCGCTGGACGAGCCTGCTCCCGCGCCTGGCGACGCCCACCTCGACCGGCGACTTCACCGCCGGCAGCGGTGACCGGCTGGACGTCGTCAGCGCGCTCGATGCGCTCTCCCCACGCCAACGGGCGTGCGTGGTCCTGCGCTTCTACGAGGACCTGCCGGTGGCCGAGGTGGCCGACCGGCTGGGTTGCAGCGCGGGGACGGTCAAGCGGCACCTCAGTGAGGCCGTCGCAAGGCTCGGCAAGGTCTTGGTGCTCACCAATCTCGATGGGGATGGACATGGTGAATGA
- a CDS encoding putative protein N(5)-glutamine methyltransferase: MTAQPHSAPSSTSPSPVSPASPSSAFPAFAAVVETLRAAGCVFAEDEADLLLAAARSDAELARMVARRVAGQPLEHVVGWAEFCGLRIAVDPGVFVPRRRTEFLARQALGLVRTGFRTVDLCCGSGALGAVLAAAVELELHAADIDPAATACAARNLAGRGTVWTGDLFDPLPTGLRGEVELLIANVPYVPTDRLAVLPAEARDHEARAALDGGPDGLGVLRRMAAEAPSWLAPGGALLFETSERQLPAALSVVRSAGLAARVVADEELDATVVIATRDLPRP, from the coding sequence ATGACCGCTCAGCCCCACTCCGCGCCATCCTCCACTTCCCCCTCCCCGGTCTCCCCCGCATCCCCCTCCTCGGCCTTTCCCGCCTTTGCCGCCGTCGTCGAGACGCTGCGCGCGGCCGGCTGCGTCTTCGCCGAGGACGAAGCGGACCTCCTTCTCGCCGCCGCCCGCTCCGATGCCGAGCTGGCCCGCATGGTCGCCCGCCGGGTGGCCGGGCAGCCGCTTGAACACGTCGTCGGCTGGGCCGAGTTCTGCGGTCTGCGGATCGCGGTGGACCCCGGGGTGTTCGTCCCCCGGCGGCGCACCGAGTTCCTGGCCCGGCAGGCGCTCGGGCTGGTCCGCACCGGATTCCGCACCGTCGACCTGTGCTGCGGCTCGGGAGCGCTCGGCGCGGTGCTGGCCGCGGCCGTCGAGCTGGAGTTGCACGCGGCGGACATCGACCCGGCCGCGACCGCCTGCGCCGCCCGCAACCTGGCCGGGCGGGGCACGGTGTGGACCGGTGACCTGTTCGATCCACTGCCGACCGGGCTGCGCGGCGAGGTGGAGCTGCTGATCGCCAACGTGCCCTATGTGCCCACGGATCGGCTGGCCGTGCTGCCCGCCGAGGCCCGCGACCACGAGGCCCGGGCGGCGCTGGACGGCGGGCCCGACGGGCTGGGCGTGCTGCGCCGGATGGCCGCCGAGGCGCCGAGCTGGCTGGCACCCGGCGGCGCGCTGCTGTTCGAGACCAGCGAGCGCCAGCTGCCGGCGGCACTGTCGGTGGTCCGCAGCGCGGGCCTGGCCGCCCGCGTGGTCGCGGACGAGGAGCTGGACGCCACCGTGGTGATCGCCACCCGGGATCTCCCGCGCCCGTAA
- a CDS encoding helix-turn-helix domain-containing protein → MTITGQRNGLQPAEPGEEKRPEAPEDSEGAADFFRAIGKMIKLLRERKGLTQKEFGQLIGYGEDQVSSLERGRRTLHPDMLEIVDRVLDAGGLLLALKPDLEAAKSRARVRHPAWFRDFVRLEAEAVELHGYSTHFIPGLLQTEQHARALYYMRRPLLAEQTIEERVMARLARQTILAKWPFPEFSWIIEEAVLRRPIGGWDVHHGQLEQLIRIGRQRNVSLQVMPMDRAEHAGMGGPFTLITPKGRGQVGYVEAQNISRLCTVAEEVRILASQYGLLRAQALTPPESTALIQKMLGER, encoded by the coding sequence ATGACGATTACTGGGCAGCGCAACGGACTGCAGCCCGCCGAGCCGGGCGAGGAGAAGCGGCCGGAGGCGCCGGAAGACTCCGAGGGCGCGGCCGACTTCTTCCGTGCCATCGGCAAGATGATCAAACTCCTGCGCGAGCGCAAGGGGTTGACGCAGAAGGAGTTCGGCCAGCTGATCGGCTACGGCGAGGACCAGGTCTCCTCTCTGGAGCGCGGCCGACGCACCCTGCACCCGGACATGCTGGAGATCGTGGACAGGGTGCTGGACGCCGGCGGGCTGTTGCTGGCGCTGAAGCCGGACTTGGAGGCGGCCAAGTCGCGGGCCAGAGTCCGGCATCCGGCATGGTTCCGGGACTTCGTGCGGCTGGAGGCGGAGGCGGTGGAGCTGCACGGATACAGCACGCACTTCATCCCCGGCCTGCTCCAGACCGAGCAGCACGCGCGGGCGCTGTACTACATGCGACGGCCGCTACTCGCCGAACAAACCATCGAGGAACGGGTGATGGCCCGACTGGCCCGCCAGACGATTCTGGCCAAGTGGCCGTTCCCCGAGTTCAGCTGGATCATCGAGGAGGCCGTCCTGCGGCGGCCGATCGGCGGCTGGGACGTACACCACGGACAACTTGAGCAGCTGATCCGCATCGGCCGTCAGCGCAACGTATCGCTCCAGGTCATGCCGATGGACCGCGCCGAACACGCGGGCATGGGTGGGCCGTTCACCCTCATCACCCCAAAGGGCCGGGGGCAGGTCGGCTACGTGGAGGCACAGAACATCAGTCGTCTCTGCACGGTGGCGGAGGAGGTCCGTATTCTGGCCTCACAGTACGGCCTCCTCCGGGCTCAGGCGCTCACCCCGCCCGAGTCCACGGCCCTGATCCAGAAGATGCTGGGAGAACGATGA
- a CDS encoding nucleotidyltransferase domain-containing protein, with protein MTESLPPGGVVLDADEMEARWAGAWRPEQVAERLRGVSTTWCVAAGWALDLFRGRQSRPHGDLEIAAPAAAFPEVRDRFPEYVFDAVGSGQVWPAADAEALAATHQTWARDPASGQFLFDVFREPHQGGVWVCRRDESLRLPYHAIIERTADGIPYLVPELVLLFKAKAARPKDQADFDGVLPLLSRTRRDVLSGWLERVHPGHPWRAELAG; from the coding sequence ATGACCGAATCCCTGCCGCCCGGCGGCGTGGTCCTCGACGCCGACGAAATGGAAGCCCGCTGGGCTGGCGCATGGCGGCCGGAGCAGGTTGCGGAGCGGTTGCGCGGGGTCAGTACGACCTGGTGTGTCGCGGCAGGCTGGGCGCTGGACCTGTTCCGTGGGAGGCAATCGCGGCCGCATGGCGATCTGGAGATCGCGGCGCCCGCCGCGGCGTTCCCGGAAGTTCGAGATCGCTTCCCCGAGTACGTGTTCGACGCGGTGGGTTCGGGGCAGGTCTGGCCGGCGGCAGACGCCGAAGCACTGGCGGCCACGCACCAGACCTGGGCGCGGGATCCGGCGAGTGGTCAGTTCCTCTTCGACGTCTTCCGCGAGCCGCATCAGGGCGGGGTCTGGGTCTGCCGGCGGGATGAGAGTCTGCGCCTGCCGTACCACGCGATCATCGAACGAACGGCGGACGGGATCCCGTACCTGGTACCGGAGTTGGTGCTGTTGTTCAAGGCGAAGGCGGCGCGGCCCAAGGATCAGGCGGACTTCGACGGTGTGCTTCCGCTGCTGAGCCGGACGCGGCGCGACGTCCTCAGCGGGTGGCTGGAGCGCGTGCACCCGGGTCATCCGTGGCGGGCCGAGCTGGCGGGATAG
- a CDS encoding PadR family transcriptional regulator: MALRHAVLAALLDGEISGYQLAKAFDIGVANFWYAQPQQLYAELTRLEKDGLVSGREVVQENRPNKRVFRVTETGLGELERFTAASAKPSVIRDDLLVKVQAADRVDAGTLIAQLDERATAAQAKVELFEELLRTMRGERTEADFLCHGEHIGPYLTCLRGLAFEQGNRDWCRNTITILRSRQAAARTQQ, encoded by the coding sequence ATGGCGCTACGGCATGCCGTACTCGCCGCGCTGCTCGACGGAGAGATCAGCGGCTACCAGCTGGCCAAGGCGTTCGACATCGGCGTGGCGAACTTCTGGTACGCCCAACCGCAGCAGCTCTACGCCGAGTTGACCCGGCTGGAGAAGGACGGACTCGTCAGCGGACGCGAGGTCGTCCAGGAGAACCGGCCCAACAAGCGGGTGTTCCGGGTGACGGAGACCGGCCTGGGCGAGCTCGAGCGGTTCACCGCCGCCTCCGCCAAGCCCTCCGTCATCCGCGACGACCTGCTGGTCAAGGTCCAGGCGGCCGACCGCGTCGACGCCGGGACACTGATCGCCCAGCTGGACGAACGCGCCACCGCCGCCCAGGCCAAGGTGGAGCTGTTCGAGGAGTTGCTGCGGACCATGCGCGGGGAGCGTACGGAAGCGGACTTTCTGTGCCACGGCGAGCACATCGGCCCGTACCTCACCTGCCTGCGCGGCCTCGCCTTCGAGCAGGGCAACCGCGACTGGTGCCGCAACACGATCACCATCCTGCGCAGCCGGCAGGCGGCCGCCCGCACCCAGCAGTGA
- a CDS encoding peptide chain release factor 3, with amino-acid sequence MSQPQSITTAQVIDEAGRRRTFAVISHPDAGKSTLTEALALHARAINSAGAVHGKGDRRGVTSDWMELERERGISVTSAALQFGYREQVMNLVDTPGHADFSEDTYRVLSAVDCAIMLVDAAKGLEEQTRKLFAVCRHRGVPVITFINKWDRRGRESLALLDDIENILGITPVPQVWPVGPAGNFRGIVQASDTDLMLRYTKVPSGTHVALEETLSAAEAVEQEGELWETALEELELALSSGPGYDQEAFQEGKITPVFFGAALTNIGVKLLLDAVVELAPAPSARPLADGGAREVTEDFSGVVFKIQANMDPAHRDRIAFVRVCSGVFERGMNVTRAASGRSFATKYASTVFGAERTVVDTAYPGDVVGLINASALRVGDTLYTGRKATFPPLPAFAPEYFAVARPKDISRSKQFRRGVSQLDEEGVVQVLVSDRRGDQAPVMAAVGPMQFDVVLHRMEHEFSSPITLDRLSYRLARVTDAEGQAELAKARLTDAEVLTRRSDEALLALFADKWHLNAFQRAKPDIRLDPLIATAD; translated from the coding sequence GTGAGCCAGCCGCAGTCCATCACCACCGCGCAGGTCATCGATGAGGCCGGCCGCCGGCGGACCTTCGCCGTGATCTCCCACCCCGACGCCGGTAAGTCCACGCTGACCGAGGCCCTGGCGCTGCACGCCCGGGCGATCAACTCGGCCGGCGCCGTCCACGGCAAGGGCGACCGGCGCGGCGTCACCAGCGACTGGATGGAGCTGGAGCGCGAGCGCGGCATCTCCGTCACCTCCGCCGCGCTGCAGTTCGGCTACCGCGAGCAGGTGATGAACCTGGTCGACACCCCCGGTCACGCCGACTTCTCCGAGGACACCTACCGGGTGCTCTCCGCCGTCGACTGCGCGATCATGCTGGTCGACGCGGCCAAGGGCCTGGAGGAGCAGACCCGCAAGCTGTTCGCGGTCTGCCGGCACCGCGGCGTCCCGGTGATCACCTTCATCAACAAGTGGGACCGCCGCGGCCGCGAGTCGCTGGCCCTGCTGGACGACATCGAGAACATCCTCGGCATCACCCCGGTCCCGCAGGTCTGGCCGGTCGGCCCGGCGGGCAACTTCCGCGGCATCGTGCAGGCCTCGGACACCGACCTGATGCTGCGCTACACCAAGGTGCCGAGCGGCACCCACGTCGCGCTGGAGGAGACCCTCTCCGCCGCCGAGGCCGTCGAACAGGAGGGCGAGCTCTGGGAGACCGCCCTGGAGGAGCTGGAGCTGGCACTCAGCTCCGGGCCCGGCTACGACCAGGAGGCCTTCCAGGAGGGCAAGATCACGCCGGTCTTCTTCGGCGCCGCCCTCACCAACATCGGCGTCAAGCTGCTGCTCGACGCGGTGGTGGAGCTGGCCCCCGCACCCAGCGCCCGCCCGCTGGCGGACGGCGGCGCCCGCGAGGTGACCGAGGACTTCTCCGGCGTGGTCTTCAAGATCCAGGCGAACATGGACCCGGCGCACCGCGACCGGATCGCCTTCGTCCGGGTCTGCTCCGGCGTCTTCGAGCGCGGCATGAACGTCACCCGGGCCGCCAGCGGCCGCTCCTTCGCCACCAAGTACGCCTCCACCGTCTTCGGCGCCGAGCGCACCGTGGTCGACACCGCCTACCCCGGCGACGTGGTCGGTCTGATCAACGCCAGCGCCCTGCGCGTGGGCGACACCCTCTACACCGGCCGCAAGGCGACCTTCCCGCCGCTGCCGGCCTTCGCCCCCGAGTACTTCGCGGTGGCCCGCCCCAAGGACATCTCCCGCTCCAAGCAGTTCCGCCGCGGCGTCTCCCAGCTGGACGAGGAGGGCGTGGTCCAGGTGCTGGTCTCCGACCGCCGAGGCGACCAGGCCCCGGTGATGGCGGCCGTCGGCCCGATGCAGTTCGACGTCGTCCTGCACCGCATGGAGCACGAGTTCTCGTCCCCCATCACCCTGGACCGCCTCTCCTACCGCCTGGCCCGCGTCACCGACGCCGAAGGCCAGGCCGAGCTCGCCAAGGCCCGCCTCACCGACGCCGAGGTCCTCACCCGCCGCTCCGACGAGGCCCTCCTCGCCCTCTTCGCCGACAAGTGGCACCTCAACGCCTTCCAGCGCGCCAAGCCGGACATCCGCCTCGACCCCCTGATCGCCACGGCGGACTGA
- a CDS encoding VOC family protein, translated as MAIIETITLDVADTKAAGNFYATAFGLDSQVRLRASEAPTTGFRGFALALTVSQPATVNGFIDAAVAAGATTLKPAAKSLWGYGGVVQTPDGSIWKIATSAKKDTGPATRQIDDMVLLVGVEDVAATKRFYVERGFTVAKSFGSRYVEFATGPVKFALYRRRALAKEVGVAPEGSGSHRLAIGTAAEPFTDPDGFAWDVTESLAPAV; from the coding sequence ATGGCAATCATCGAAACCATCACCCTCGACGTGGCCGACACCAAGGCCGCCGGTAACTTCTACGCCACCGCCTTCGGCCTGGACAGTCAGGTGCGCCTGCGGGCCTCGGAGGCACCGACGACCGGCTTCCGTGGTTTCGCGCTCGCGCTCACGGTGTCCCAGCCGGCCACCGTCAACGGCTTCATCGACGCCGCCGTGGCCGCCGGTGCCACCACGCTCAAGCCCGCCGCGAAGTCGCTCTGGGGCTACGGCGGTGTCGTGCAGACCCCGGACGGGTCGATCTGGAAGATCGCCACCTCGGCGAAGAAGGACACCGGCCCGGCCACCCGGCAGATCGACGACATGGTGCTCCTGGTGGGCGTCGAGGACGTGGCCGCGACCAAGCGGTTCTACGTCGAGCGGGGCTTCACCGTGGCGAAGAGCTTCGGCAGCCGGTACGTCGAATTCGCGACCGGGCCGGTCAAGTTCGCACTGTACCGGCGCCGCGCTCTGGCCAAGGAGGTCGGCGTCGCTCCCGAGGGCTCCGGGTCGCACCGGCTGGCGATCGGCACCGCCGCCGAGCCCTTCACCGACCCGGACGGCTTCGCGTGGGATGTCACCGAATCGTTGGCGCCTGCGGTCTGA
- a CDS encoding ATP-binding protein — MTTDFTLADQPDPMSQVKWQLPATPLGARRARLNAVQQVCAWGWKPESHLVECVTLIVAELASNAITHGRRRGLGFQLRLSLDSFAGLPKLLRIEVTDPRGERLPCQKSGDASADGESGRGLLIVDTLADRWGTVPYPPYGKTLWCELDLGG; from the coding sequence ATGACGACCGATTTCACTCTTGCGGACCAGCCCGACCCCATGTCGCAGGTCAAGTGGCAGCTCCCAGCCACCCCGCTCGGCGCTCGCCGAGCCCGGTTGAACGCCGTCCAACAGGTGTGCGCCTGGGGCTGGAAGCCCGAATCGCACCTCGTCGAGTGCGTCACGCTGATCGTGGCCGAGCTTGCCTCGAACGCCATTACGCACGGCCGCCGTCGCGGCCTCGGCTTCCAACTCCGGCTCTCGCTCGACTCGTTCGCCGGACTGCCGAAGCTGCTGCGGATCGAGGTGACCGACCCCCGGGGCGAGCGCCTGCCCTGCCAGAAGTCGGGCGATGCGTCGGCCGACGGTGAGTCGGGGCGTGGCCTGCTGATCGTGGACACGCTCGCGGACCGCTGGGGGACGGTGCCGTATCCGCCTTACGGCAAGACGCTCTGGTGCGAGCTGGACCTCGGGGGTTGA
- a CDS encoding Uma2 family endonuclease gives MSAMTHDYPGQATPPSQEEILLEAFLSLATPEGFRAELIEGEIIVSPPPDGDHEDVIGLLIDQVVLGSATRMQVSGGKGLRLPRGGRCPKSHVIPDATFAPLDRRLFRGAPPWMDPDGVTMVVEVTSGKPIQDRIAKRHCYALAGIPLYLLIDREESRITLFSTPEGDDYTESQSVAFGKPLPLPEPFAFELRTDDFL, from the coding sequence ATGAGTGCCATGACGCACGACTACCCAGGCCAGGCAACGCCGCCTTCGCAGGAAGAGATCCTGCTCGAGGCGTTCCTCAGCCTGGCCACCCCCGAGGGCTTCCGGGCCGAGCTCATCGAGGGAGAGATCATCGTGTCGCCACCGCCGGACGGAGACCACGAGGACGTCATCGGGCTTCTGATCGATCAGGTCGTGCTGGGCTCGGCAACTCGGATGCAGGTATCCGGTGGCAAGGGCCTGAGGCTTCCCAGAGGCGGTCGCTGCCCCAAGAGCCACGTAATCCCCGACGCCACCTTCGCTCCCCTCGATCGGCGCCTCTTCCGCGGTGCCCCGCCCTGGATGGACCCGGACGGCGTGACCATGGTCGTCGAAGTCACCTCCGGCAAGCCCATCCAGGACCGGATCGCCAAGCGCCACTGCTACGCGCTCGCCGGGATCCCGCTCTATCTTCTGATCGACCGCGAGGAGTCCCGGATCACGCTCTTCTCCACCCCTGAGGGCGACGACTACACCGAGTCCCAGAGCGTCGCCTTCGGCAAGCCGCTCCCCCTCCCCGAGCCCTTCGCCTTCGAGCTGCGCACCGACGACTTCCTCTGA
- a CDS encoding Lrp/AsnC family transcriptional regulator, which produces MDRIDRELLAFLLQDGRATYQELGRQVRLSANTVADRVRRLQAAGIIKGYRAELNLEAFGRGMQMISDIRLGDRVDRHAFERQLADVPQVISAMRLTGDYDFQLRVVCADAREFESVIDRLKADLGVRELRSRLVLHEVSLGLERVLEG; this is translated from the coding sequence GTGGACCGTATCGATCGAGAGCTTCTCGCCTTCCTGCTGCAGGACGGCCGGGCGACCTACCAGGAGCTGGGGCGCCAGGTCCGGCTGTCGGCGAACACGGTGGCCGACCGGGTGCGCCGACTTCAGGCCGCCGGCATCATCAAGGGCTACCGGGCCGAGCTGAACCTGGAGGCGTTCGGCCGGGGCATGCAGATGATCAGCGACATCCGCCTGGGCGACCGGGTGGACCGCCACGCCTTCGAGCGCCAACTCGCCGACGTGCCCCAGGTGATCAGCGCGATGCGCCTGACCGGTGACTACGACTTCCAGCTCCGCGTGGTGTGCGCGGACGCGCGCGAGTTCGAGAGCGTCATCGACCGCCTCAAAGCCGACCTGGGCGTGCGGGAGCTACGCAGCCGCCTCGTGCTGCACGAGGTGTCGCTCGGGCTTGAACGCGTACTGGAGGGGTGA
- a CDS encoding alpha/beta fold hydrolase gives MPNIHTPDGTQLFYRDWGSGRPVVFVHSMLMSSQMWQHQMQHLVEHGHRAIAYDRRGHGRSDDPGTGYEFDTLADDLAALLAELDLTDVTLVGHSMGGGEVVRYLSKHGDERISRIALVGSTVPHLDVEPAVAAALLDRLRVGYGQWVEENAALSFGDGLPDCSIPQVEKDRTIQDWMEVSLKAAVDCTAANLAADFRADLRAIRIPTLVVHGDADAFAPLETCGRRSAELIPDSKLVVYRNASHMLHLSHRRQLNTDLLAFVH, from the coding sequence ATGCCGAACATCCACACCCCGGACGGCACGCAGCTGTTCTACCGGGACTGGGGCAGCGGACGCCCGGTCGTCTTCGTCCACAGCATGCTGATGAGTAGTCAGATGTGGCAGCACCAGATGCAGCACCTGGTCGAGCACGGTCATCGTGCGATCGCCTACGACCGCCGGGGCCACGGGCGGTCCGACGACCCGGGCACCGGCTACGAGTTCGACACCCTGGCCGACGATCTGGCCGCCCTCCTGGCCGAGTTGGACCTCACCGACGTCACGTTGGTCGGGCACTCGATGGGCGGCGGCGAGGTGGTGCGGTACCTCAGCAAGCACGGTGACGAGCGCATCTCCCGTATCGCACTGGTGGGTTCGACCGTCCCGCACCTGGACGTCGAACCCGCCGTGGCGGCAGCGCTGCTCGACCGCCTCCGGGTCGGCTACGGCCAGTGGGTGGAAGAGAACGCCGCGCTGTCCTTCGGCGACGGGCTGCCCGACTGCTCGATACCGCAGGTGGAGAAGGACCGGACCATCCAGGACTGGATGGAGGTCTCGCTCAAGGCGGCAGTCGACTGCACCGCCGCCAACCTGGCGGCCGACTTCCGAGCCGACCTGCGCGCGATCAGGATTCCGACGCTGGTCGTCCACGGAGACGCCGACGCCTTCGCCCCGCTGGAGACCTGCGGACGCCGCTCGGCCGAACTGATCCCCGACAGCAAGCTCGTGGTCTACCGCAACGCCTCCCACATGCTCCACCTGTCGCACCGCCGACAGCTCAACACCGACCTGCTGGCGTTCGTCCACTAG
- a CDS encoding nuclear transport factor 2 family protein, whose product MNATADRFRAAVDNRDLAALDDLFTDDIRFYSPVKFTPFEGKPMVLGLFGVLLRTFEDFRYVGHYDGSAETSGDGTQAPSAVLLFRAVVGGKEIHGVDLLHFGEDGRIKEFTVMVRPQSAVHALGEAVLAGLVADGVVAG is encoded by the coding sequence ATGAACGCCACCGCAGACCGCTTCCGCGCAGCCGTCGACAATCGGGACCTCGCCGCACTGGACGACCTGTTCACCGACGACATCCGCTTCTACAGCCCCGTGAAGTTCACCCCGTTCGAGGGGAAGCCGATGGTCCTGGGGCTCTTCGGAGTCCTGCTGCGCACATTCGAGGACTTCCGGTACGTGGGCCACTACGACGGGAGCGCAGAGACCAGCGGGGACGGGACTCAGGCCCCGTCGGCGGTGCTGCTCTTCCGAGCGGTGGTCGGCGGCAAGGAGATCCACGGGGTCGACCTGCTGCACTTCGGCGAGGACGGCCGGATCAAGGAGTTCACCGTGATGGTCCGCCCGCAGTCGGCCGTCCATGCGCTGGGGGAGGCGGTGCTCGCGGGGCTGGTGGCGGACGGGGTGGTGGCGGGGTGA